Proteins from a single region of Rhipicephalus sanguineus isolate Rsan-2018 chromosome 5, BIME_Rsan_1.4, whole genome shotgun sequence:
- the LOC119394478 gene encoding putative defense protein 3, which produces MAFVRQAVLLVVLVGACWAHKDGAPDSACATMIPQHNDSTHDVAGPSTPFHLVQDKRDFKAGDVVAVTLSSSGTPFKGFFVKAFNENNQEIGQFETSPEAKAVTKCSGVTHTNPAEKTTVKVLWKAPEGAAGKVHFRATVVIDYHKSVGGIQSTVA; this is translated from the exons ATGGCGTTCGTTAGGCAAGCAGTTCTCCTTGTCGTCCTCGTTGGCGCCTGCTGGGCTCACAAGGACGGTGCCCCCGACTCGGCTTGCGCTACCATGATTCCCCAGCACAACGACTCAACGCACGACGTGGCCGGGCCCTCAACCCCATTCCACTTGGTCCAGGATAAAAGAGACTTCAAGGCTGGAGACGTCGTCGCTG TGACGCTGTCCTCTAGCGGCACGCCCTTCAAGGGTTTCTTCGTGAAGGCTTTCAACGAGAACAACCAGGAGATCGGACAGTTCGAGACCAGCCCCGAGGCCAAGGCCGTCACCAAGTGCTCCGGCGTCACTCACACAAACCCTGCGGAAAAGACCACCGTCAAAGTCCTCTGGAAGGCGCCTGAGGGAGCCGCCGGCAAAGTGCACTTCAG GGCAACTGTTGTCATCGACTACCACAAGAGCGTCGGCGGTATTCAGAGCACCGTGGCGTAA